From Carya illinoinensis cultivar Pawnee chromosome 5, C.illinoinensisPawnee_v1, whole genome shotgun sequence, one genomic window encodes:
- the LOC122310821 gene encoding glycine-rich protein 2-like, whose translation MAETQRSTGTVKWFSAQKGFGFIAPDLGGEDLFVHQTSIRSDGFRTLLEGQPVEFSVDYGEDGRTKAVDVTDLARSRRPGVGRGGGRGRTGNFSRYGGGGFGSGGYGRGGGQRGGRSSGGYGLATGVGAGGGGVECYNCGRIGHLARECYQQGSGGGIGGGGGGGGGSRRYGGVRGFSAGGGGGGGGCYNCGEEGHFARDCPNN comes from the coding sequence ATGGCCGAGACCCAGAGATCCACGGGCACGGTAAAGTGGTTCAGCGCGCAAAAGGGGTTCGGGTTCATCGCTCCGGACCTAGGTGGTGAGGATCTCTTCGTCCACCAGACCTCAATCCGGTCCGACGGGTTCCGCACTCTCTTGGAGGGTCAGCCGGTCGAGTTTTCCGTTGACTACGGCGAAGACGGCCGCACCAAGGCCGTGGATGTGACTGACCTTGCCAGATCTCGCCGCCCGGGCGTTGGTCGAGGAGGCGGCAGGGGAAGAACCGGTAATTTCAGTAGATATGGTGGCGGAGGCTTCGGTAGTGGTGGTTATGGTAGGGGCGGTGGTCAGAGAGGTGGAAGGAGCAGCGGAGGCTATGGTCTTGCTACTGGTGTTGGCGCCGGCGGTGGTGGTGTTGAGTGTTACAATTGTGGGCGAATCGGTCATTTGGCCCGGGAATGTTATCAACAAGGTAGTGGAGGGGGCATTGGCGGTGGCGGTGGCGGTGGCGGTGGGAGCCGGAGATACGGGGGTGTCCGCGGATTCTCtgctggtggtggtggtggtggtggagggtGCTATAATTGTGGGGAGGAAGGGCATTTTGCGAGGGATTGCCCTAACAATTAG